The Prochlorococcus sp. MIT 0603 genome includes a region encoding these proteins:
- the serS gene encoding serine--tRNA ligase yields MLDPREIRENTAFVEQGLSRRGLKVDLTSLKIASENLIQLEKQRSELQAEGNLIGKEVGQKIKSGEMANSDELSSLRKKGNEIKSKVSTLEEKEKALAKSIKEKILHYPNIPHANCPEGKDESDNCEIRKWGSPLRGKQYKEHWQIADELGLIDTERSVRIAKSRFVTLFGQGARLERALINFMLDMHAAKGYTEILPPALVNTSSLEGSGQLPKFAEESFRCTDDDLWLTPTAEVPLTSLHRDEIIPSDHLPLKYVAYSPCFRREAGSYGRDTRGLIRLHQFNKVELYWFVQSDQSKDAHEEITADAEAVLKELELPYRVMELCTGDLGFSAASTYDLEVWLPGANAYREISSSSICDDFQARRSSIRTKEGKKTKLLHTLNASGLAIGRTMAAILENGQQPNGNVLLPKALVPYFGQKQLTSR; encoded by the coding sequence GTGCTAGATCCAAGAGAAATTAGAGAAAATACTGCTTTTGTAGAACAAGGCTTGTCTCGCCGTGGTTTAAAAGTTGATTTAACTTCACTTAAAATTGCTAGTGAAAACCTTATACAACTTGAGAAACAAAGAAGTGAATTACAAGCAGAAGGGAATTTAATTGGTAAAGAAGTAGGTCAAAAAATTAAATCAGGTGAAATGGCTAATTCTGATGAATTATCTTCTTTGCGAAAAAAAGGTAATGAAATAAAATCAAAAGTAAGCACTCTGGAAGAAAAAGAAAAAGCTCTAGCAAAGTCAATCAAAGAAAAGATTCTTCATTACCCAAATATTCCTCATGCAAATTGTCCTGAAGGGAAAGATGAAAGTGATAATTGTGAAATTCGCAAATGGGGTAGTCCACTAAGAGGGAAGCAATATAAAGAGCATTGGCAAATTGCGGACGAACTGGGCCTTATTGATACTGAGAGATCTGTACGTATTGCTAAAAGTCGTTTTGTCACTCTTTTCGGTCAAGGTGCACGGTTGGAGAGGGCATTGATCAACTTTATGCTTGATATGCATGCCGCAAAAGGTTACACAGAAATACTTCCACCTGCTCTTGTTAATACTTCAAGTCTTGAAGGCTCTGGGCAGCTCCCAAAATTTGCTGAAGAGAGCTTTCGTTGCACTGACGATGATCTATGGCTAACTCCTACAGCAGAGGTCCCTTTAACGTCTTTACACAGAGATGAAATTATTCCATCTGATCATTTGCCTCTTAAATATGTTGCTTACAGCCCTTGCTTTAGAAGAGAAGCTGGAAGCTATGGGAGAGACACTAGGGGGTTGATCAGACTACATCAATTCAACAAAGTAGAACTTTATTGGTTTGTTCAATCAGATCAATCTAAAGATGCTCATGAAGAAATCACAGCTGATGCAGAAGCTGTTTTAAAAGAATTAGAATTGCCTTATAGAGTTATGGAGCTTTGTACTGGCGACTTAGGTTTCTCAGCAGCCAGTACATACGATTTGGAAGTGTGGCTTCCTGGAGCTAATGCATATCGAGAAATTTCAAGTTCTAGCATATGTGATGATTTTCAAGCCAGGAGATCTTCAATTCGAACAAAGGAAGGCAAGAAAACCAAGCTTTTACATACCCTTAATGCAAGCGGATTAGCAATTGGAAGGACAATGGCAGCAATTCTGGAAAATGGGCAACAGCCTAATGGAAATGTTCTTCTGCCTAAAGCATTAGTCCCTTATTTTGGTCAAAAACAATTAACCTCTAGATAA
- a CDS encoding AAA family ATPase, whose translation MQTWNEQFDLLVKSRTPLILVRSREEERLETLVKESTKRLSNFRLATWDYVEGLTGILNSEGIGARQPMAILQWLQNVDPSLPTILLAKDFHRFTEDAGIARMLRNLSSEFRKKPHTIVLCSSDWSPSSNLDDTLTILDLPLPQENELKTLLRNIATASNSDLNKETLEELTHACSGLSEVRVRQVAAKALAQRGKLSKEDISEVLEEKRQAVARSEVLEYFETKASPSDIGGLDALKSWLDQRHEAFSDEARDFGLPLPRGVLLIGPQGTGKSLTAKAIAHSWSMPLLRLDVGRLFAGLVGASEAKTRETIQYAESMAPCVLWIDEIDKGFGGDARSDGGTSQRVLANLLTWMAEKQSAVFVVATANGIDRMPGELLRKGRFDEIFLLDLPTQSERYKILELHISHRRPNLSLPIETVVDRTQGFSGAELEQTVIEAMHHAFSERRELMETDLILAATQLIPLSKTAKEQLDFLKDWASSGRARPASLNIH comes from the coding sequence ATGCAAACCTGGAATGAACAATTTGATCTTTTAGTTAAATCAAGAACTCCATTAATTCTTGTTAGGAGTCGTGAAGAAGAAAGACTTGAGACTTTAGTAAAGGAATCAACTAAAAGATTGTCTAATTTTCGTCTTGCAACTTGGGATTATGTTGAGGGTTTAACAGGCATACTCAATTCAGAAGGCATAGGCGCAAGGCAGCCAATGGCAATTCTTCAATGGCTTCAAAATGTAGATCCATCCTTGCCAACAATTCTTCTCGCAAAGGATTTTCATAGATTTACTGAAGATGCTGGCATAGCAAGAATGCTGAGAAATCTATCTTCAGAATTTAGAAAAAAGCCTCATACAATTGTTCTTTGTTCTTCTGATTGGTCTCCATCAAGCAATCTGGATGACACTCTGACCATTCTTGACTTGCCTTTGCCGCAAGAGAATGAATTAAAAACTTTACTTAGAAATATTGCAACTGCAAGTAATTCTGACTTAAATAAAGAAACCCTTGAAGAGCTTACCCATGCATGCAGTGGCCTTAGTGAAGTTAGAGTTCGACAAGTTGCTGCAAAGGCACTAGCTCAACGAGGCAAGTTGAGTAAAGAGGATATTAGTGAAGTCTTAGAAGAGAAGCGTCAGGCTGTCGCTCGCAGCGAAGTTCTTGAATATTTTGAAACCAAGGCCTCACCTTCTGACATAGGTGGTTTAGATGCCCTTAAATCATGGCTTGATCAACGTCATGAGGCTTTTTCAGATGAAGCAAGGGATTTTGGCTTGCCTTTACCTAGAGGTGTATTGCTTATTGGCCCTCAAGGAACAGGCAAATCATTAACAGCTAAAGCAATAGCCCATAGCTGGTCAATGCCTCTATTGAGACTTGATGTTGGCCGCCTTTTTGCTGGTCTTGTAGGAGCCAGTGAAGCAAAAACAAGAGAAACAATTCAATATGCAGAATCAATGGCGCCATGTGTTCTCTGGATAGATGAAATTGATAAAGGGTTTGGAGGGGATGCAAGGAGTGATGGAGGCACTAGCCAGAGAGTCTTAGCAAATCTTTTGACATGGATGGCAGAAAAACAAAGTGCTGTATTTGTTGTCGCAACTGCGAATGGGATTGATCGAATGCCAGGAGAATTGCTTAGAAAAGGACGGTTTGACGAAATCTTCTTACTGGATCTTCCAACACAATCAGAGCGATATAAAATTCTTGAACTTCATATAAGCCATAGGCGTCCTAATTTAAGTTTGCCTATTGAGACAGTTGTTGACCGTACTCAAGGTTTTTCTGGAGCAGAACTTGAACAAACAGTTATTGAGGCAATGCATCATGCCTTTTCTGAGAGGAGAGAACTTATGGAAACAGATTTAATACTTGCTGCTACTCAATTAATACCTCTTTCGAAAACAGCAAAAGAACAACTTGATTTCCTAAAAGACTGGGCCTCTTCTGGTAGAGCAAGACCAGCATCACTTAATATCCATTAG